In a single window of the Nicotiana tomentosiformis chromosome 10, ASM39032v3, whole genome shotgun sequence genome:
- the LOC138900418 gene encoding uncharacterized protein — translation MLVTEYEMEFTNLVEYAPNLIPTEREKVRKFIKGLNPHMEKDMTLYQDDKTYLQVVNIAMHKESFDKIARKARDNSKKARTICSYSGFSFGGKNMNHSAHIQSMAHSFPYPAPLRHGQQSKGQAPQGQSSTSQGQPQFSYPICSSCSKRHLGNAF, via the coding sequence ATGTTAGTGACTGAATATGAGATGGAATTTACAAATTTGGTAGAGTATGCACCTAATTTGATACCGACAGAGAGAGAAAAAGTGAGAAAGTTCATTAAAGGCTTAAATCCACATATGGAAAAAGATATGACTTTATATCAGGATGACAAGACTTATCTTCAGGTTGTCAATATCGCTATGCATAAGGAGTCTTTTGATAAAATCGCCAGGAAAGCTAGAGATAACAGCAAGAAGGCTAGAACAATATGTAGTTATAGTGGATTTTCATTTGGGGGTAAGAACATGAATCATTCAGCTCACATTCAATCAATGGCTCACTCATTTCCTTATCCAGCTCCACTCAGACATGGCCAACAGAGTAAGGGCCAGGCCCCTCAGGGGCAAAGTTCAACTAGCCAGGGCCAACCTCAGTTCTCCTACCCTATATGTTCTTCGTGCAGCAAAAGACATCTAGGAAATGCCTTTTGA
- the LOC138900417 gene encoding uncharacterized protein: MVDFDIIAGMDWLYSCHATVDCHAKTIKLSFIGKDPVIIRGEVVTHVGRFISYLKARKLVSNKCLAYLAHVWDMKVDSPVLESVPIVNKFLDVLPDDLPRIPLDREIEFGIDTLPGTQPISIPPYKMAPAELNELKKQLQDLLDKGFIRPSVSP; the protein is encoded by the coding sequence atggtagactttgacatCATAgctggcatggattggttatattCTTGTCATGCTACAGTTGATTGCCACGCAAAGACGATTAAATTATCATTTATTGGGAAAGATCCAGTTATAATTAGAGGTGAAGTGGTTACGCATgtgggtaggtttatttcttaccttaaggctagaAAACTAGTGAGCAACAAATGTTTAGCGTATCTAGCACATGTATGGGATATGAAAGTCGACTCCCCAGTGCTTGAATCAGTACCGATTGTGAATAAGTTTTTAGACGTGCTCCCAGATGATCTCCCAAGGATACCACTagatagggagattgagtttGGTATAGACACAttgccaggaactcaaccaatctcGATTCCTCCTTACAAAATGGCTCCAGCTGAGCTAAATGAACTCAAGAAGCAGTTACAAGACCTCttagataagggttttattcgaCCTAGTGTTTCACCCTGA